Genomic segment of Bacillota bacterium:
TTGCCGAGGCCAGAGCCCGGGTCGAGGCCGACCCCAGCTATTTTCTGCCCATGCAGTTTGAGAACCCGGCTAACCCGGCTGTTCATCGCTTGACTACAGCTAAAGAAATCTGGCACGATACCGAAGGCCAGGTAGACATAGTGGTGGCCGGTGCCGGTTCAGGCGGTACCATCACCGGTATCGCCGAAGCACTGAAAGCAAAGAAGCCGGGGCTGAAAGCGATAGCGGTGGAGCCGGCAGCCTCGCCGGTGCTATCCGGTGGGCAGCCAGGACCCCATGGTATTCAAGGCATCGGACCGAATTTCGTGCCCAAGGTATATAATCCTGATGTGATCGATGAAGTAATACAAGTTACCGATGACATGGCCCTGGACATGACGCGCCGGCTGGGAAAAGAAGAAGGCATCTTAGCCGGTATCTCCTCCGGTGCAGCCTGCTGGGCAGCGCAGGAGCTGGCGCTCCGTCCGGAAAATAAGGATAAACTCATCGTTGTTATTTTCCCGGATTCAGGGGAGCGATACTTGTCGGCCGGAGTGTTTGACTAATAGATCAATGTAAGGGGCTGCCTGGCGGCAGCCCCTTACATTTTTGGCGGTTACTTAGTGATCATCACCGAGCTGGCTTTGATCAGTACGCCCACTTGATCGCCCTTGGCAATAGCCAAATCGTCCACTGCATCTTTGGTAATAGTGGAGGTGATTATGTTCTGGGCCCCAATGTCCACTTTTACCTTAGCCATGATGCCGTCAGTTTCCACTGATATTACGTTGCCTCTTAGCTGGTTACGGCCGCTGATTTTCAGAGTTATTTCCCCCTTTGGAAGCTACTACTTCTAGGTTTTGCTGGGCCGAATAGTTTTATTCAGCCCCGGTTTCGGGGCCTTATCCGTCGCCAAGGCAAGGCTCGAGTTAGCAAGAGATGAACCAGGCTGCGACGAGCTCCCACCAACATGACTGCGGCAAAGAAAAAAGCGGTTAGGCTGCCTAAGAAGGCATACAAGAAAGTGAGCATAATTGATTCCTCCGTTTCAAGGAGAGTTCGCTCGGCCCCCCACCTACATAAGGGCTATCAGCAAGCCGGCCTCCACCAAAGTCAGGGCCATCATCAGGAGCTCAGCTGCGGTGGTGGCTTGAACATTATCAGGCGCTGCCGACAGTGCCAGCACTATGGAGCCCAGGGCGGGCCAACCGGCATGGATGATCTGTGGCCGCCGATAAAGACTGCGGCTGTATATAACCAGGGGCAGGCCTAAGGCGGCGTACAGGGCAGGTACCAACCGGGCTGCTTGCAGTCCGAACCGGCGTGTCACCCAGGCCGGGCTGGTGA
This window contains:
- the cysK gene encoding cysteine synthase A codes for the protein MKISADVTQLVGKTPLVWLQRVIPAGGAQVAAKLEFFNPLGSVKDRAAVNMLAEAERSGRLGPDSVVIEPTSGNTGIGLAFACAARGLRCVVVMPDTMSRERQLILKALGAEVVLTPGAEGMSGAIAEARARVEADPSYFLPMQFENPANPAVHRLTTAKEIWHDTEGQVDIVVAGAGSGGTITGIAEALKAKKPGLKAIAVEPAASPVLSGGQPGPHGIQGIGPNFVPKVYNPDVIDEVIQVTDDMALDMTRRLGKEEGILAGISSGAACWAAQELALRPENKDKLIVVIFPDSGERYLSAGVFD
- a CDS encoding TOBE domain-containing protein: MKISGRNQLRGNVISVETDGIMAKVKVDIGAQNIITSTITKDAVDDLAIAKGDQVGVLIKASSVMITK